The window GCGCGTTATCAACCACGGAGATTGAATGTATCTTTCCATTGATGTTGGCACGCAAAGCGTTCGAGCGATACTGTTTGATCGAGCCGGCCACATCTTAGGCATCGGACGCCGTGCTTTACCGCCACCGGAAGCCCCCAAGCCAGGCTGGGCTGAATTTCATCCTGAACAAGCATGGCACGCCCTTGTCGACGCAGTGGAAGACTTGTCCCAGCGCACTGGGCCACTTTCGCAGATCGCCTCAATTTCTCTGACCTGTCAACGAGGCACCGTGGTTGGCGTTGATCGTTTTGGCTCACCAATCTATCCGGCCATCAGCTGGATGGATCAGCGCATGGCCGAAAACCCGCCAGACATTCCACGCTGGTTACGCCTTATCTTCCTGAGCATTGGACAAGCCCGAACATTGGACTATTTTCGACAACAAGCCGAAATCAACTGGCTTTATGCCCACCAACCGCAACAATGGAAAAAAATTGATAAATTCTTACTATTGTCGGCTTATCTAAATCATCGCCTGACGGGCCGGTACCGAGACAGCTACGCCAATACGGTCGGCTATTTGCCGTTTGACTATAAGCATTTACGCTGGGCACCCAAAGGCGATTGGCGCTGGAAAGCTTTGGCATTGACCCCTGAAATGATGCCTGAGCTTGTAGCGCCCGGCGCGATGATTGGAACATTAACGGATGAGGCCGCACAACAGCTCAACTTGCCTCGGAGGCTCCCGGTCATTGCCGGAG is drawn from Gammaproteobacteria bacterium and contains these coding sequences:
- a CDS encoding carbohydrate kinase, whose product is MYLSIDVGTQSVRAILFDRAGHILGIGRRALPPPEAPKPGWAEFHPEQAWHALVDAVEDLSQRTGPLSQIASISLTCQRGTVVGVDRFGSPIYPAISWMDQRMAENPPDIPRWLRLIFLSIGQARTLDYFRQQAEINWLYAHQPQQWKKIDKFLLLSAYLNHRLTGRYRDSYANTVGYLPFDYKHLRWAPKGDWRWKALALTPEMMPELVAPGAMIGTLTDEAAQQLNLPRRLPVIAGAADKACESLGCGVFDHTRVSISLGTTLTINATSRDYRETLPLLPPFPAAIAGHYSNEYMISRGFWMIRWFIENFGHPEQQKARMSGGSVEDALNHLLRQTPPGNDGVMALPYWNPGVIHPGVTARGTLVGLTA